From Mya arenaria isolate MELC-2E11 chromosome 12, ASM2691426v1, the proteins below share one genomic window:
- the LOC128210902 gene encoding uncoordinated protein 58-like, producing MAKVSTDDGDDLLDYSSSNEIANFHDIKGKAKEDTRLLYKPEESMDADDCHLSVSAAGSTDTLATDVTISSEKLAQPEGCLGKTKRVAQAVYKAARSLVGLIIILIAYTALGAAIFMAVESYHEQKYKSNITDIRKNLISQLLQSVNQVQDVNKLRADTNKLLVDYESAIREAIKNDVTTDSTVEVWTYWGSLFFVWTVYTTIGYGNIYPVTGIGRMLTIVYASVGIPLALLLLAELGKVFTRGLKYLWAFVRRYYYTGYFRKVRSSLQHKYQVTKADFKKTRSSSAPALVEQAHVEAGEADSLEAKSLHSLDDEVAAAGQRSRSSSKVVNGYEVDDEFNLPISIAIGILFVYIMLGATMYTIWEDWTFIESFYFVFVSLSTIGFGDVLPAHQKFFIISSIYMFVGLSLVSMCINVAVEFFHSMSKRAKKKMGEAKRKIGDKVNQASKNAREKVSDMKHNIKDETSRLRQKTDARLTNLRTNITDETSKFKHKTDKAFTGIKTNISNETTKFKKRADEKFRKRGSTPDGGSPANISREKVATVDIPGDIPAADDTYKRIGDVQSTTSENPISPKHRKECKKRAPTPPTSPTKSSTKSPTKSPTKSPTKSPTQTFASLGAFRISVKKDTK from the exons CAACGAAATTGCCAATTTTCATGACATAAAAGGAAAAGCCAAAG aGGACACTCGTCTCCTGTACAAACCGGAAGAGTCGATGGACGCAGACGACTGTCATTTGTCGGTGTCAGCTGCCGGAAGTACGGACACATTGGCCACTGACGTCACCATTTCCTCGGAGAAGCTGGCCCAGCCCGAGGGATGCCTTGGAAAGACAAAAAGAGTCGCCCAAGCCGTGTACAAGGCGGCACGATCCCTGGTTGGGCTTATCATTATTCTTATAGCGTACACCGCGCTCGGCGCCGCCATATTTATGGCAGTGGAATCATATCATGAACAAAAGTACAAATCCAACATTACGGATATTAGAAAGAATCTAATTTCTCAATTACTGCAGTCAGTGAATCAGGTCCAAGACGTGAACAAGTTAAGGGCGGACACAAACAAGCTCTTAGTGGACTATGAATCGGCGATCCGGGAGGCGATTAAGAATGATGTGACCACGGACTCTACAGTAGAGGTATGGACGTACTGGGGCAGCCTGTTCTTCGTATGGACCGTCTATACCACCATAG GCTACGGGAACATATATCCCGTAACGGGTATTGGGCGTATGTTGACGATCGTGTATGCGAGTGTGGGGATCCCCCTGGCGCTTTTGCTGCTGGCGGAACTAGGGAAAGTGTTCACCCGTGGTCTAAAGTACCTGTGGGCCTTCGTAAGGAGGTACTACTACACCGGTTACTTCCGGAAGGTCCGTTCTTCGCTGCAGCATAAATATCAG GTTACGAAGGCGGACTTTAAGAAGACAAGAAGCTCCAGCGCACCAGCCCTCGTAGAACAGGCGCACGTTGAAGCAGGAGAGGCGGATAGCCTGGAGGCAAAGAGCCTCCATAGCCTTGACGACGAGGTGGCCGCGGCGGGGCAGCGCAGTCGCAGTAGTTCCAAGGTGGTAAATGGGTACGAGGTGGACGATGAGTTTAACCTTCCAATCAGTATTGCGATCGGTATCTTGTTTGTGTACATCATGCTGGGAGCGACCATGTACACGATATGGGAGGACTGGACATTTATAGagtcgttttattttgtatttgtgtccCTTTCAACCATTGGCTTCGGTGATGTTTTACCTGCACATCAGAAGTTTTTTATTATCTCATCGATATACATGTTTGTCGGTCTGTCATTGGTTTCTATGTGTATCAATGTTGCGGTCGAGTTTTTCCACAGTATGTCCAAAAGGGCTAAGAAGAAAATGGGCGAGGCAAAAAGGAAGATAGGTGATAAGGTAAACCAAGCTAGCAAAAATGCGCGGGAAAAGGTATCAGATATGAAACACAATATCAAAGATGAAACAAGTAGGTTAAGGCAGAAGACAGATGCACGTCTCACTAACCTAAGAACAAATATAACTGATGAAACTTCCAAGTTCAAACATAAGACTGACAAAGCGTTTACCGGTATTAAAACTAATATATCAAACGAAACAACCAAATTTAAAAAGCGAGCCGATGAGAAATTCAGAAAAAGAGGGTCAACTCCGGACGGCGGTAGCCCAGCAAATATTTCCAGAGAAAAAGTAGCAACTGTAGACATTCCCGGAGACATACCTGCCGCCGACGACACATATAAACGAATTGGTGACGTCCAGTCAACCACCAGTGAAAATCCAATATCACCAAAACACCGGAAGGAGTGTAAGAAAAGGGCCCCAACACCGCCTACATCACCTACAAAATCCTCAACAAAGTCCCCTACTAAATCCCCAACAAAGTCCCCTACTAAATCGCCGACGCAAACATTTGCCTCACTTGGAGCGTTTAGAATTTCTGTGAAGAAAGACACCAAATAG